From a region of the Malania oleifera isolate guangnan ecotype guangnan chromosome 12, ASM2987363v1, whole genome shotgun sequence genome:
- the LOC131143851 gene encoding uncharacterized protein LOC131143851, producing MDPIKFIFENPAVTGRVVRWQMLLTEYDITYVTRKAIKGSVIAKYLVNRAVEDYQPMKFAFPNKDIDSISQEEEEYEGWTMLFDGAVNVWGHGIGAILISPERRHYPIVAKLTFPCTNNIAEYEACILGLQATMDRDIKELVMKGDSALVDHQVTGEWEAQDSKLVSYQEYIQEMIKGFNSISLSHLPMENNLIPDALATVAALIKVEPGVEIDLIQIRIQLAHCIVVEEADGKPWFHDIRTYIQQNEYPKGATSND from the coding sequence ATGGACCCAATCAAGTTCATCTTCGAAAATCCCGCAGTAACAGGACGAGTTGTGCGGTGGCAGATGTTGTTGACTGAATATGATATCACCTATGTAACCCGAAAAGCTATTAAGGGAAGTGTCATTGCTAAGTATCTGGTCAATAGAGCTGTGGAAGATTACCAGCCTATGAAGTTTGCCTTCCCAAATAAGGATATTGATTCGATaagccaagaagaagaagaatatgaaGGATGGACGATGTTATTTGATGGGGCGGTCAATGTGTGGGGACATGGAATAGGAGCCATACTCATATCACCAGAAAGAAGACATTATCCAATCGTAGCCAAGCTGACTTTTCCTTGCACCAATAACATAGCGGAATACGAAGCATGTATATTGGGTTTACAAGCCACCATGGACCGAGATATCAAAGAATTAGTCATGAAGGGAGACTCAGCCTTGGTCGATCATCAAGTGACAGGAGAATGGGAAGCTCAGGATTCCAAATTGGTGTCGTATCAAGAGTACATTCAAGAGATGATCAAAGGATTTAATAGCATTAGTTTATCACACCTGCCAATGGAAAACAATTTAATTCCTGATGCCCTGGCAACCGTAGCGGCTTTGATCAAAGTAGAACCTGGAGTAGAGATTGATCTGATTCAAATCAGAATACAGCTTGCTCACTGTATAGTGGTAGAAGAAGCTGATGGAAAGCCCTGGTTCCATGACATTCGAACATACATCCAGCAAAATGAGTACCCTAAAGGGGCAACCAGCAATGACTAA